In the Telopea speciosissima isolate NSW1024214 ecotype Mountain lineage chromosome 2, Tspe_v1, whole genome shotgun sequence genome, one interval contains:
- the LOC122652111 gene encoding bZIP transcription factor 11-like, producing the protein MASSSGTSSGSTLLPNSGSEEDLQLVMDQRRKKRMLSNRESARRSRMQKQKHFDELMVQKAQLRKENNQILTSMNFTTQHYLAIEAENSVLRAQMGELNNRLQSLNEIIQYINVGNNSFETVETLIGADSFMNPWNSLYLNQQPIMASAGHNSILKLLP; encoded by the coding sequence atggcttcctcttctggAACTTCTTCTGGGTCAACTCTCCTTCCAAACTCTGGTTCAGAAGAAGACCTTCAGCTTGTAATGGatcaaaggagaaagaagagaatgctATCAAACCGTGAATCGGCAAGAAGATCGAGGATGCAGAAACAGAAGCACTTTGATGAACTGATGGTCCAAAAGGCTCAGCTCAGGAAGGAGAATAACCAGATCCTTACAAGTATGAACTTCACCACTCAGCACTACTTGGCCATTGAAGCTGAGAATTCAGTTTTAAGAGCTCAGATGGGGGAGTTGAACAACAGATTGCAGTCCCTTAATGAGATCATACAGTACATTAATGTGGGCAACAACAGTTTTGAAACTGTGGAAACTCTAATCGGTGCTGATAGCTTCATGAACCCATGGAATTCACTCTATCTAAATCAGCAACCTATCATGGCTTCTGCAGGACATAATTCAATACTGAAACTCCTTCCATAA